The sequence CGCGATTTCGAAGGCGTACACCAGTTGCGCAAACACCTGCTCAGGCGGGCCCGTGCGCGTCGTTTGCTGCAACCACCGCACACTCACCGCGCAGCCGGCTTGCGGTTGAGCTTGGCCACAGGCTTGGCGCTGGGCGTAAGCCGCGTCCAACTGATCCAGCGCTTGACGCCCCAGCGGGAGCTGGTCGCGCATTCCGTTGTCCAGCAGCCAGGCGCGGTGGCGTTGCAGTTCGGTGTCGTCTTGCCAAGTCAGCGCGGCGGGGCTGGCGGCTTGGGCCAAGCGGGTGCCCAGCTCGCGCACCGGTTTGCCCTGCAAGGTGGTCATCAGCTCCAGATGCTGAATGTGCTGGCTGGCGGCCCGCTCGGTCACCTCGATCAGCATGTTCACGTTGGCATCGGGTGCTTCGCCCGCTTTGCCGAAGATGCGGAAGCTGTCAAAAAACTGATCGTGGCCCGAACGCCCCGCAAACGCCAGGTTGCGCGTGGACATGCGATCCACCAGCGCCGCCCGATCCGCCGCCGACAAATCGCTCACCCGCACCACGCCGGGGGACGTGTCGCAGGGCGGTTTGATCAGATCGCGGGGGCTGAGTTGGGCGCAGTAGCCCGCCGCAGCGGCCCACGCCAGGTAACTTTCGGCGTACACCGCCCCGCTGAGGTGGGAGTGCAAGTCCGCCCCTTTGGGCAGGCGCTGCACGAATTGGCGCACCAGGGTCGGACGCTGTTGGTGCGCGTCGAACCAAGCGGCGGTGCGGGCGGTGTCAGCGGGGGCGGCGTGGCCGACCCCGGACAGGGTGGCGATCAATGCGGTCAGCAGGCCGCGACGCAGCGGTCGGAGAGCAGCGGTCGGTGGAAGCATGGTCAGGGCGAGGTCACGAGGGTGAAGCGTTGTACGCCATCTTCGCCTCGCAGCGGGCGCAATTCGCCGGCCAGCCATAACCAGTTGACATGCGCCACCGCCTCCGGCAACGCAAAGCGGAGCTGGTAGGCGTCCAGCGGGCGCTTGAACAGCACGTCGAGCAACTCGGCGGCGCTGTGCGGACGTTGGGCGCAGGCTTGGCGGACGTCGTCCAAGCGCTCGGCATGATGGGCGTGCAGCTCGGCGATGCGCCCGTGCAACCCGGTGAACGGCAGCCCGTGGGAGGGCAGCACCCAGGCGCTGTCGGGCACGCGGGTGCGCAGGGTGTCGAGGGAATCGAGGTACCCGCGCAGCGCGTCCGCCTCCGGCTCCAGATCGGTGACGCTGACATTGCTCGAAATGCGCGGCAACACCATGTCGCCCGAAATCAACACGTCCAGCGCCGCGCAGTGCAGCGAGATGTGTTCAGGCGCGTGGCCCCGCCCGACGATGCATTGCCAATCGTGCGCGCCGATGCGCAGCGTCAGCCCATCCGCCAAGCGGCGGAAGCTTTCCGGCACAGCGGGCACCATGCGCGTGTAGCCATTCGGGTCGGTGCGCAGGGCGTGCAGCAGGGCTTCGTCCTGAATGCCGTGCTGGGCGAAAAATGCGGCGGTGCGTTCCCCGCCGTAGCCGGTGCGCTCCAGCCGTGCCAAGCGGGCGGTGAGCCAATCGGTGGCGCTGATCCACAGCCGGCACGCCTGCGTCGGGGTGCTCCAGCGGCGGCACAGCCAATCGGCCAACCCCAGATGATCCGGGTGCATGTGGGTGACGATCACCCGCAAAATCGGCCAGCCCCGCAGCGCCGGATGGGCGAACACCTGTTCCCAGGCTTGCTGCACGGCGGGCAGGGCGATGCCCGCATCCACCACCGCCCAACCCGGTTGGCCGGTGTCGGAAACGTCCTCGATCAGCCACAGGTTGATGTGGTCCAGAGCGAAGGGCAACATCATGCGCAACCACAGCACGCCGGGCGCGACGGTCAGCACCTCCCCCGTGGCGGGCAGGCGATCTTCCAGGGGATAACGCAAGGGAGCGAGGGGTTGCAACATGGTCGGCTCGATTCTGGGTCGGACAGGGGGAAGCCCGATCCTCGCCAGACCCGCAAACCCGTTCTGTCACCGGGGGGACGCTGCCGCGCAGTTCCCCGCCCTCAGAACGCCAACCGGTGGGACTGGATGCGCAACAGCCCGTCAAAAATCAGCGTTTCGACCAGCTCGTGTTCCATGTCCAGATAGGGCGCGACTTTCCAGCCGGCCCCGCCCGTCATCAGCACCAGCGGGGATTCGCCGCCGCTGCGCGTGGCCAAGTGGCGGCGCATGCGCTCGATCGCACCCGTGATGGCGTAGGTGCCGCCACTGGTCAGCGCGTCCGACGTGTTGGCGGGGAAGGGCACGACTTCGCCGGTCGGCACGCGCAGACCCGCCGTGCCGTTTTCCAGCGCGCGCAGCATGATGCCGTGGCCGGGCAGGATCAGCCCGCCGAGGAAACGCCCGTCCCGGTCGATGGCATCGACGGTGACCGCCGTGCCAATCATCACCACCAGCACCGGTCGCGCTGGGCCACGGGCCAGCACATGGCCGCGTGCGCCGATCAGCGCCACCCAGCGATCCGAGCCCAAGCGCATCGGATGGTCGTAGCCGTTGGTCACGCCGGCTTCGTGCGCGGTGGACACGACCCAACGCGGCTCCACGTCCCACAGCTCCAACTGCTGCTCGACGCGGCGGCGCACGGCTTCGCCGGCCACCACGCATCCGAGCACGCTGCTCGGGGCGCTCAGGTGACGCCAGTCTTGTTCGGCCAGTTCGTCGATGGTTTCAAGGAAAACGGCGCCGTGCGCCAGCACGGCGGCCCCGGGTTGTGGGCTGGCGTAATGCGCCCATTTCAGGCGCGTATTGCCGATGTCTATGGCCAGGAACGTCATGAGCGCGCAGCGTAACAGGAAGTGACGAAACGCTGGGGCTCAAGCCCGCCGCAAGATCCACGCATTGACCATCCCATCGAGTAGGGGGTGGCGCGTGGTGATCCAACCTTCGACCGTGACATCGGCGAGTTGCACCGCCCGCCACGGGCGACGTGTGGCCGCCCACAGCCACATCACCCAAGCATCGGTGCCCAAGCGATAGCGCTGGCGGTAAGCAGCGGCGTTGCCGAGCGTGAAACTGGCGTCTGGTTCGATGAGCAGCAGCGCCCCGTCCGGGCCCAAGCTGGTGAGGAGTTGATAAAGCGCCGCTGGCCGATCCGGCAGCACCGCCAGCAGCGATGCGGCGGAGACCACATCGGCGTACATCAAGCGCCCCAGCATGTCCAAGCCGCCTTGCATGAATTCCACCGCAGGCCCGCCCTGCGGCACAAAACCCGCCACCGAACGACGGGCTTGGCGGATCATGGCCGGATCGATGTCCACCCCGGTGGCGTGGTAGCCGTGGGCGGCGGCCAAGCGGGTCACCAAACCGGGCCCGCAGCCCATGTCCACCCAGACGTGACGGCCATCACTCGGGGGCAGCAATTGAACGGCCCGTCGGTGCAGATCCTCATAGAACCCAGCGGCTTGCACGCGGGCAAAGAGTTTGGCCGTCCACCACCCCATGGCTGTGGCCTTATTCGCTGGGGTTGGTTCCGAGTTTGCCGCTGACCCAACGTTGCAGCATGGCCGGTGTGCCTTCGTCCATCACCATTTGCTCGCGGCGGCACAGGTTGATGAGGTTGCCCACCAGACGGTAGGACAAGGTCGGCACATCGTCTTCGCCCTTGCCGAACTCGTGGCCACACAGCAGCAGGCCGCGCAGCACCCAGTTCACGTCCTCGCGGCTCACGGACAACCCGGCTTCGCGGCAGCGGTCGCGCACCCGTTTGCCGGTTTCGCTCAATTGGAAGGGATGTTCGGCTGCATCGGCCACCACGGCATCGAGCAAGCCCCGGAAGTCACGCGGGGACAGCAAGGGCACGCCCGTGGTGTCATGCACCAAGCGAATCATGGCCATGGTGGGACGATCCAGGCCCCAGCCGCTGTCGGGCACCACGGGCGAGAACACCAGGGGGCGCAGGCTGTGGCGATCGGGGTCGAACAAATGGCCGCCTGAACCACTCCAGTCCAGCACATAGGGCGCCAGATCGAGCGACTCCATGAAGCGGCGGAAACCATGGTGGCCGCACCACTCCGGCGAGATGCCCGGGTAGTCGGCCATCAGTTTGGAAGCCAGCCGTGCGCAAGGCACGGCCCAATCCGAGCGGGCCACTTCGTTGCGCAAGCGTTCGGTGATTTCCGCCACGTCAAAACCTGGAGGGGGCGGCGCTGCTGCGTCCGTAGCGGTGAAGAAGGGCTCGGTTGGCTCTCCGATGGCAACTGACGGAGCCACCATCGCAGGCGTGGGGGCTGAGATGGGGGCAGGATGGATGGCGTTGGGGTCTTCCACGTCGGCAAAGCCCAGCGCATCGCGCACGAACGCATCCGGGTCGATCAGCAAATCCGCCGAAGCGCGGTAGGCCGCCGAGGGGAAACCCACCGCCAACACCGTGGTGCGCCGATCCCAGCGCCGCAATTTGCGCAGCACCGGTGTGAAGTCCGCATCGGCAGAAAAAACGATGAACTCGTCGTAGTGGACTTGGTGCTGGAGCAGATCGACCATGTCCAGCACCATGTGAATGTCGGTGCTGGTTTTGCCTTGATGGGTCATGGCCGGGCAGTCGATGATCTCGAAGCCAGCA is a genomic window of Vitreoscilla filiformis containing:
- a CDS encoding class I SAM-dependent methyltransferase, coding for MGWWTAKLFARVQAAGFYEDLHRRAVQLLPPSDGRHVWVDMGCGPGLVTRLAAAHGYHATGVDIDPAMIRQARRSVAGFVPQGGPAVEFMQGGLDMLGRLMYADVVSAASLLAVLPDRPAALYQLLTSLGPDGALLLIEPDASFTLGNAAAYRQRYRLGTDAWVMWLWAATRRPWRAVQLADVTVEGWITTRHPLLDGMVNAWILRRA
- a CDS encoding type III pantothenate kinase: MTFLAIDIGNTRLKWAHYASPQPGAAVLAHGAVFLETIDELAEQDWRHLSAPSSVLGCVVAGEAVRRRVEQQLELWDVEPRWVVSTAHEAGVTNGYDHPMRLGSDRWVALIGARGHVLARGPARPVLVVMIGTAVTVDAIDRDGRFLGGLILPGHGIMLRALENGTAGLRVPTGEVVPFPANTSDALTSGGTYAITGAIERMRRHLATRSGGESPLVLMTGGAGWKVAPYLDMEHELVETLIFDGLLRIQSHRLAF
- a CDS encoding MBL fold metallo-hydrolase; the protein is MLQPLAPLRYPLEDRLPATGEVLTVAPGVLWLRMMLPFALDHINLWLIEDVSDTGQPGWAVVDAGIALPAVQQAWEQVFAHPALRGWPILRVIVTHMHPDHLGLADWLCRRWSTPTQACRLWISATDWLTARLARLERTGYGGERTAAFFAQHGIQDEALLHALRTDPNGYTRMVPAVPESFRRLADGLTLRIGAHDWQCIVGRGHAPEHISLHCAALDVLISGDMVLPRISSNVSVTDLEPEADALRGYLDSLDTLRTRVPDSAWVLPSHGLPFTGLHGRIAELHAHHAERLDDVRQACAQRPHSAAELLDVLFKRPLDAYQLRFALPEAVAHVNWLWLAGELRPLRGEDGVQRFTLVTSP
- a CDS encoding NYN domain-containing protein; translation: MKSALFVDFDNVHSGLRKLDPAIAERFARQPMRWVEWLLQTLELPDHAQTNARRRLLVRRVYLNPQVFQTFRASFNHAGFEIIDCPAMTHQGKTSTDIHMVLDMVDLLQHQVHYDEFIVFSADADFTPVLRKLRRWDRRTTVLAVGFPSAAYRASADLLIDPDAFVRDALGFADVEDPNAIHPAPISAPTPAMVAPSVAIGEPTEPFFTATDAAAPPPPGFDVAEITERLRNEVARSDWAVPCARLASKLMADYPGISPEWCGHHGFRRFMESLDLAPYVLDWSGSGGHLFDPDRHSLRPLVFSPVVPDSGWGLDRPTMAMIRLVHDTTGVPLLSPRDFRGLLDAVVADAAEHPFQLSETGKRVRDRCREAGLSVSREDVNWVLRGLLLCGHEFGKGEDDVPTLSYRLVGNLINLCRREQMVMDEGTPAMLQRWVSGKLGTNPSE
- a CDS encoding adenosine deaminase family protein — encoded protein: MLPPTAALRPLRRGLLTALIATLSGVGHAAPADTARTAAWFDAHQQRPTLVRQFVQRLPKGADLHSHLSGAVYAESYLAWAAAAGYCAQLSPRDLIKPPCDTSPGVVRVSDLSAADRAALVDRMSTRNLAFAGRSGHDQFFDSFRIFGKAGEAPDANVNMLIEVTERAASQHIQHLELMTTLQGKPVRELGTRLAQAASPAALTWQDDTELQRHRAWLLDNGMRDQLPLGRQALDQLDAAYAQRQACGQAQPQAGCAVSVRWLQQTTRTGPPEQVFAQLVYAFEIAATDARVVGINLVAPEDDAVALRDYSLHMRMIGFLGRQHPQVRIALHAGELTLGLVPPEALRFHIREAVEVAGAHRIGHAVALGYENDAAGLLQRMKARDVAAEICLTSNDVILGIKGADHPLPDYLAAGVPVVLASDDEGVSRIDLSHEYQRAAQGYGLGYRQLKQLSRNSLSYSFLPGESLWRDAAQARPALACAGDTLGAPRPSARCQTFLQGSAKAQRQWALEGEFNTFETLPAWRLKDGPRSPGPRSR